From a region of the Synechococcus sp. PCC 7335 genome:
- the hypF gene encoding carbamoyltransferase HypF, whose product MIKLAILNQYSRRLVIRGRVQGVGFRPFVYRLATELALCGGVKNTSQGVVIDLEGDPEVIAQFLYRLRQSLPAHADIQSIEQKEIPAAGSTTFEIWPSTTDATAAGGQILPDLAICPECLQDIFNPGNRRYGYAFTSCTHCGPRYSIIEALPYDRAQTTMRAFEMCPECLAEYATPTQRRFHAQPNACDRCGPSLSFWADGIEHKQAPLQKAIASLKQGKIVAIKGLGGFQLLVDARNNEAITRLRQLKQRPHKPLALICATFAAARRHAQISEVAAALLTAAPGPIVLLPRRQDVSELSRLIAPQSPFLGIMLPTTPLHYLLLGAYGHPVVATSGNVSGEPICTDNRAALEKLSVIADAFLVHNRPIQRPVDDSVVQIVQDRPQILRHARGYAPQTIHVANQLPASTCVLAVGAHLKSAIALSIGEEIMLSQHIGDLNNAEARNQLKQTADDFLSLHQARPDAIACDQHPDYGSTQLAQALAKKWKVPLIPVQHHYAHILACMAEHQLQAPVLGVAWDGTGYGTDGTIWGGEFLQVTDHGFERMAHCLPYDLPGAEQCSLEPRRSALGLLYACYGAAAFEMTDLAPMQSFTRPQLVILRKMLTQKVNTPATSSIGRMFDGVASLLNLHHYISFEGQAARTVEFAASQSSVRGVYPFVLYDTQPVLIDWRPMLKAMVRDIQDAVMTPVIAAKFHNTLTKMIVDVSRQMGIQQVVLAGGCFQNKVLIERTIRQLSSAGFTPYWSQKVPTNDGGLAVGQVKAAWRQLPHARR is encoded by the coding sequence ATGATAAAACTGGCTATTTTAAATCAGTATTCTCGTCGCTTGGTGATTAGAGGCCGAGTGCAGGGAGTGGGATTTCGCCCCTTTGTATACCGACTTGCAACAGAGCTGGCCCTTTGCGGGGGGGTGAAAAATACGTCTCAAGGCGTTGTGATTGATCTAGAAGGAGATCCAGAAGTGATCGCACAGTTTCTCTATAGACTTCGTCAATCACTGCCTGCTCATGCCGACATTCAATCGATTGAACAAAAAGAGATTCCAGCGGCAGGGTCAACAACATTTGAAATCTGGCCTTCAACGACTGATGCAACAGCGGCAGGCGGCCAGATTCTGCCAGATTTGGCCATCTGCCCTGAGTGTTTGCAAGACATTTTCAATCCCGGCAATCGGCGCTATGGCTATGCGTTTACGAGCTGCACCCACTGTGGGCCCCGCTATAGCATTATCGAGGCGCTACCCTATGACCGCGCCCAGACCACGATGCGCGCCTTTGAGATGTGCCCTGAGTGCTTGGCAGAGTACGCTACGCCCACCCAGCGGCGCTTTCACGCTCAGCCCAATGCCTGTGATCGCTGTGGCCCTTCTCTCTCTTTTTGGGCAGACGGCATAGAACACAAGCAAGCGCCTTTACAAAAGGCGATCGCCTCTCTAAAGCAGGGAAAAATTGTCGCGATCAAAGGGCTGGGTGGTTTTCAGCTGCTGGTAGATGCCCGAAACAACGAAGCGATCACCCGACTGCGACAGCTCAAGCAGCGCCCTCACAAGCCTTTGGCGCTGATATGTGCCACCTTTGCCGCCGCGCGTCGTCACGCCCAAATCTCTGAGGTTGCAGCCGCACTGCTGACCGCTGCGCCGGGGCCGATTGTGCTACTGCCGCGTCGCCAGGACGTATCCGAGCTATCACGCTTGATTGCGCCACAGTCTCCTTTCTTGGGGATAATGCTGCCGACCACGCCGCTGCATTATTTGTTGTTGGGTGCCTATGGCCACCCGGTGGTGGCGACTAGCGGCAATGTATCTGGCGAGCCGATCTGCACTGACAATCGGGCCGCGCTGGAAAAGCTGAGCGTGATCGCCGATGCCTTTCTAGTTCACAACCGTCCCATCCAGCGCCCCGTCGATGACTCTGTTGTCCAAATCGTGCAGGATCGGCCGCAGATTCTACGCCACGCGCGCGGCTACGCACCCCAGACGATTCACGTTGCTAATCAACTACCCGCTAGCACCTGCGTTTTGGCAGTCGGCGCCCATCTCAAGAGTGCGATCGCCCTATCTATTGGAGAAGAGATTATGCTAAGCCAACATATTGGTGATTTGAACAATGCTGAAGCGAGAAACCAGCTGAAGCAGACAGCGGATGATTTTTTGAGCCTGCATCAGGCGCGGCCCGATGCGATCGCCTGCGACCAGCATCCCGACTATGGCTCTACTCAGCTCGCCCAAGCCCTGGCGAAAAAGTGGAAAGTCCCGCTGATTCCGGTGCAGCATCACTACGCCCATATTCTTGCTTGCATGGCCGAACACCAGCTGCAAGCGCCTGTGCTAGGAGTGGCCTGGGATGGCACTGGCTACGGGACAGACGGTACCATCTGGGGCGGTGAATTTCTGCAGGTGACTGATCACGGTTTTGAGCGGATGGCTCACTGTTTGCCCTACGACTTGCCAGGGGCAGAACAGTGTAGCCTAGAGCCTCGCCGCTCGGCGCTGGGCTTACTCTATGCCTGCTACGGCGCCGCCGCGTTTGAGATGACCGACCTAGCTCCGATGCAGTCTTTTACCCGACCGCAGCTGGTTATCCTTAGAAAGATGCTGACTCAAAAAGTCAATACGCCAGCGACTTCGAGTATCGGGCGGATGTTTGACGGGGTGGCCTCACTGTTGAATCTGCATCACTACATTAGCTTTGAGGGCCAGGCCGCCAGAACCGTGGAGTTTGCGGCATCGCAGTCTTCTGTCAGGGGCGTTTATCCGTTTGTTCTATACGATACTCAGCCTGTGCTGATCGACTGGCGACCCATGCTCAAAGCTATGGTAAGAGACATTCAAGACGCGGTAATGACGCCAGTCATAGCCGCCAAGTTCCACAACACGCTGACGAAAATGATCGTAGATGTTTCTCGGCAGATGGGCATCCAACAAGTGGTTTTAGCAGGGGGCTGCTTTCAAAACAAAGTGCTAATTGAGCGCACCATTCGCCAGCTTAGCAGCGCTGGATTTACGCCCTACTGGTCTCAAAAAGTCCCAACGAATGACGGCGGTCTAGCCGTTGGACAGGTAAAGGCGGCATGGCGGCAGTTGCCTCATGCTAGGCGCTGA
- a CDS encoding DUF2267 domain-containing protein has protein sequence MSATGLVTFDKTLQVTNIWLNELAEELGWDDRHKVFQALRITLHGLRDRISVNQASKLAAQLPVLLVGFFYEDWQPAATPHKERTKAAFFAHMNGQLEEIYPDIDSEYAVKAVFRLLAKKISPGEIEDIKSMLPKSLRALWPVAVQA, from the coding sequence ATGTCTGCAACAGGTTTAGTCACTTTCGATAAAACACTACAGGTCACTAATATTTGGCTCAATGAGCTAGCTGAAGAACTGGGCTGGGACGATCGGCACAAAGTGTTTCAGGCGCTACGGATAACACTGCATGGACTACGCGATCGCATTTCGGTCAATCAGGCGAGCAAGCTGGCCGCTCAGCTGCCGGTGCTGCTAGTGGGGTTCTTTTATGAAGACTGGCAGCCAGCCGCGACGCCTCATAAGGAGCGAACCAAAGCGGCTTTTTTCGCCCATATGAACGGTCAGCTAGAAGAGATTTATCCCGATATTGATAGTGAGTATGCGGTCAAGGCGGTGTTTAGGCTACTCGCCAAAAAGATCTCGCCCGGTGAGATTGAAGATATCAAAAGTATGCTGCCTAAATCACTAAGAGCGCTTTGGCCAGTTGCCGTGCAGGCATAG
- a CDS encoding PAS domain S-box protein has protein sequence MQIMPQTKAPTSSVYQALDIQPLKVNPQTPLNEVIHLMTQASAHCHIPLQNRNSLEPSAMAQHTDCVLVMDNHQLVGILTEKDIVRLSATNTTITGRTAAEAMTHPVRTLAAEEDLDIYSALSRMHRHNIHHLPVVEAQGEVIGLVTPERLRSLMKPADFMRFRLVQEVMKTEVIHALTSASMMQIVHQMLTHQVSCVVIVDAPKEQAEGQVTTEPATTEQVNRRQANALVPIGIVTERDVVRVQRLGLDLKETQVQDLMSAPLFLASPQDSLWEVDKIMRAHKVRRLVVADTQGRLAGIITQSSLLPVNPTELYQVLELLQDQVGQLEQQNAELLQRRNQELKSLVAQKVSRLQRREETLRNLALGVGTETGEDFWRSLVTYLTEALQMDYAVVGKLEGDSRVQTLAAYGDGQVLPNFSYSLEGTPCEDVVTRQVCVSHQAVQQQYPQDQMLKELQVESYLGTPLRNTKGQVEGLLVVMSHEPRTETGFLEEVLSIFAVRASTEIERQKMAAEQQSFFSLPLDLTCIASLDDGHFKRLNPAFEETLGYSTNELLSKPFLEFVHPEDKAATKEVAAQLLTGTLITAFENRYRCKDGSYRWLLWAATAVPEQRSIYATARDITERKEMERTLQDRIKQQMTVAELGQIALSLDDLADLDELMNAAAIAVAQTLDVDYCKVLELLPDGESLLLKAGVGWQPGLVGNLVIGTECSSQAGYTLRSDRPVVVADLRTETRFSGPELLSNHNVVSGMSVIIFGQQQPYGILSAHTTQLRSFSDEDTAFLQSVANLLAQAIEQKHAQAIVVQSEQDYRTLAENLPGMVYRVFPDQQWRMMFLNNQCQTLTGFTQAELQGGEVCSIDSLIVPEDRPQVIEVVRAGVAQQTPFQVEYRIRDKARDIRYFWEKGQPIAANNGQPAHIDGVIFDITNRKLAQQRIEEQAALLDVATDAIFVYSLSGEILFWNKGAEAIYGWSAEEALSQNVYQLLYPEDSQENEVSLERLAPTGSWQGELQQITQQKQIITVMSRWTLMKDQQGNPKSILSVDTDITEAKQLEAQFLRAQRLESVGTLASGIAHDLNNILTPIYGVAQLLSMQLPDADDPIRQQLQLLKTSAKQGSRMVNQVLSFARGKEGDRAPLAIKHLIVELRNFATQTFPKSLTITANIPNDLRMVNADATHLYQALMNLLVNARDAMPNGGQLTLSAVNLDLDEAFASSHIDASVGPYLLITVSDNGVGIPADQLDRIFEPFFSTKQSIGGTGLGLSTVHGIVKNHDGFVTVYSEVGKGTQFKIYLPAIESTDTNEDTVSFPSGNGELLLVVDDDKPICDVAKIALEKHNYQVLVAEGGIEAIAKYTEHKADIEMVLLDMTMPDLDGSTAIRILRQINPNLKIIAVSGLPGNERVAAALGDSIKAFLPKPYSAAVLLQTVHEIIERE, from the coding sequence ATGCAGATAATGCCGCAAACCAAAGCGCCGACTTCTTCTGTGTATCAGGCACTAGATATTCAGCCCTTAAAGGTCAATCCGCAAACGCCCTTAAATGAAGTTATTCACTTAATGACTCAGGCTTCCGCGCATTGTCATATCCCTTTGCAAAATCGCAACAGCTTAGAGCCTTCGGCGATGGCCCAGCACACCGACTGCGTACTAGTGATGGACAATCACCAGCTGGTTGGCATTCTGACAGAAAAAGACATTGTCAGGCTGAGCGCCACCAATACGACTATCACAGGCCGCACTGCGGCAGAGGCAATGACCCATCCAGTACGGACGTTGGCTGCGGAGGAAGATCTGGATATCTATTCGGCGCTGAGCAGGATGCATCGCCACAACATTCACCATCTACCCGTGGTGGAGGCCCAAGGCGAAGTGATCGGGTTGGTCACCCCTGAGCGGTTGCGTAGCCTGATGAAGCCAGCCGATTTCATGCGGTTTCGATTGGTGCAGGAGGTGATGAAAACTGAGGTAATCCATGCGCTGACGAGCGCGTCGATGATGCAGATAGTGCATCAGATGCTGACGCACCAGGTGAGCTGCGTGGTGATTGTGGATGCACCTAAGGAGCAAGCTGAGGGACAGGTTACTACAGAGCCAGCAACTACAGAGCAGGTAAATAGAAGGCAGGCGAATGCGCTAGTCCCCATCGGCATTGTCACTGAACGAGACGTTGTTCGGGTTCAGCGTTTAGGGTTGGATTTAAAGGAAACTCAGGTACAGGACCTGATGAGTGCGCCGCTTTTCTTAGCGAGTCCGCAAGACTCCCTATGGGAAGTAGACAAAATTATGAGAGCCCATAAGGTGAGGCGGTTGGTGGTAGCCGATACGCAAGGGCGACTAGCTGGCATTATCACTCAGAGTTCCTTGCTGCCAGTAAATCCTACTGAGCTGTATCAGGTGCTAGAGCTACTGCAAGATCAAGTAGGTCAGCTTGAGCAGCAAAACGCAGAGCTGCTGCAGCGGCGTAATCAGGAGCTAAAGAGCCTAGTTGCCCAGAAGGTTTCTAGGCTGCAGCGCCGCGAGGAGACGCTGCGTAATCTGGCTTTAGGCGTTGGGACGGAAACGGGAGAAGACTTTTGGCGATCGCTGGTCACCTACCTCACTGAAGCTCTACAAATGGATTATGCCGTAGTCGGCAAGCTTGAGGGGGACAGCCGCGTGCAGACACTGGCTGCGTATGGTGATGGGCAAGTCCTACCCAATTTTAGCTACAGCCTTGAGGGAACGCCCTGCGAAGACGTGGTTACTCGACAGGTGTGTGTCTCTCATCAGGCGGTGCAGCAACAGTATCCGCAAGATCAGATGCTAAAAGAGCTACAGGTAGAAAGCTATCTGGGCACGCCGCTACGAAACACCAAAGGCCAAGTGGAAGGACTACTCGTGGTCATGAGCCATGAACCTAGAACAGAAACAGGCTTTTTAGAAGAGGTTTTGAGCATTTTTGCGGTGCGGGCTAGCACTGAGATAGAGCGTCAAAAAATGGCTGCCGAACAGCAGAGCTTCTTTTCGCTTCCGCTAGACTTAACCTGTATTGCCAGCCTGGATGACGGCCACTTCAAAAGGCTCAATCCCGCTTTTGAGGAAACGCTGGGCTACTCTACAAACGAGCTATTGTCTAAGCCCTTTCTAGAGTTCGTCCATCCAGAAGATAAGGCCGCGACAAAAGAGGTCGCAGCGCAGCTATTGACGGGCACTTTGATTACCGCTTTCGAGAATCGGTATCGCTGCAAGGATGGTTCCTATCGATGGCTGCTGTGGGCGGCAACAGCCGTGCCTGAACAGCGGTCGATCTACGCGACGGCGCGAGATATTACCGAGCGAAAAGAGATGGAACGCACGCTGCAAGACAGAATCAAGCAGCAGATGACTGTGGCGGAGCTAGGACAGATAGCTTTGTCTTTAGATGACTTAGCTGACTTAGACGAGTTGATGAATGCGGCGGCGATCGCAGTGGCCCAAACGCTAGATGTTGACTATTGCAAAGTGTTAGAGCTGCTGCCAGACGGTGAGTCTTTACTGCTAAAAGCAGGCGTAGGCTGGCAGCCTGGGCTGGTTGGCAACCTAGTTATTGGGACAGAGTGCAGCTCTCAGGCGGGCTATACTCTCAGATCTGATCGCCCAGTTGTTGTCGCCGACTTACGCACAGAAACGCGGTTTAGTGGGCCTGAGCTACTGAGCAACCACAATGTTGTGAGCGGCATGAGCGTGATTATCTTCGGGCAGCAGCAGCCCTACGGCATTTTGAGTGCTCATACGACTCAGCTCAGATCTTTTAGCGACGAAGATACGGCTTTTTTGCAGTCGGTGGCTAACCTACTGGCACAGGCTATCGAGCAAAAGCATGCTCAAGCCATTGTTGTTCAAAGTGAACAAGACTATCGAACGCTAGCCGAAAACTTACCGGGAATGGTCTATCGAGTTTTCCCTGATCAGCAGTGGCGGATGATGTTCTTAAACAATCAGTGCCAGACTCTCACGGGCTTTACCCAAGCAGAACTTCAAGGCGGGGAAGTCTGTTCGATTGATTCTCTAATTGTGCCCGAAGATCGGCCCCAGGTGATTGAGGTTGTGCGGGCGGGCGTGGCCCAGCAGACTCCCTTTCAGGTTGAGTATCGCATTCGAGATAAAGCGAGAGATATTCGCTACTTTTGGGAAAAGGGACAGCCCATTGCCGCCAACAACGGACAGCCTGCCCATATCGACGGCGTTATTTTTGACATCACCAATCGCAAGCTAGCCCAGCAAAGAATAGAAGAACAAGCCGCCCTGTTGGACGTGGCGACTGATGCCATCTTTGTCTATAGCCTGAGCGGCGAAATCTTGTTTTGGAACAAGGGGGCAGAAGCGATCTACGGCTGGAGCGCTGAAGAAGCGCTGTCACAAAACGTATATCAGCTTTTGTACCCTGAAGACAGCCAAGAGAATGAGGTCAGCTTAGAAAGGCTAGCGCCAACCGGAAGCTGGCAGGGAGAACTCCAACAGATCACCCAGCAAAAACAAATTATCACCGTGATGAGTCGCTGGACATTGATGAAAGATCAGCAGGGAAATCCCAAGTCTATTTTAAGTGTGGATACCGATATCACAGAGGCTAAACAGCTCGAAGCGCAGTTCCTTAGAGCGCAGCGGCTAGAAAGTGTTGGTACCTTAGCTAGCGGCATTGCCCATGATTTAAACAACATTTTGACTCCGATCTATGGGGTTGCTCAGCTGTTGTCTATGCAGCTTCCTGACGCCGATGACCCAATCCGACAACAGCTTCAGCTCTTGAAAACTAGTGCCAAACAAGGCTCTAGAATGGTGAATCAGGTGCTGTCTTTCGCGAGGGGGAAAGAGGGCGATCGCGCCCCGCTGGCCATCAAGCATTTAATTGTAGAACTGAGGAACTTTGCCACCCAGACCTTTCCCAAGTCGCTGACAATCACGGCGAATATTCCCAATGATCTACGGATGGTCAACGCAGATGCCACCCATCTCTATCAAGCGCTGATGAATCTGTTGGTGAATGCTCGGGACGCTATGCCAAACGGCGGTCAGCTGACGCTATCTGCGGTGAACCTCGATCTGGATGAGGCATTTGCCTCTAGTCACATAGATGCCAGCGTAGGCCCCTACTTGCTAATTACGGTCAGCGATAATGGTGTTGGCATTCCAGCCGACCAGCTCGATCGTATCTTCGAGCCATTTTTTAGCACCAAGCAGTCTATCGGCGGCACCGGGCTAGGACTCTCGACCGTTCACGGTATTGTCAAGAATCACGATGGTTTTGTCACAGTTTATAGTGAGGTGGGTAAAGGGACTCAGTTCAAGATTTATCTACCCGCGATAGAATCAACAGATACGAATGAAGACACAGTCTCGTTTCCCTCCGGTAACGGCGAACTGTTGCTGGTTGTAGACGATGACAAGCCGATCTGTGACGTGGCCAAGATTGCCTTAGAAAAGCACAACTATCAGGTGCTCGTCGCCGAGGGTGGAATCGAGGCGATCGCGAAGTATACAGAACACAAAGCCGACATTGAAATGGTTCTTTTAGACATGACGATGCCTGACTTGGACGGTTCTACGGCCATTCGCATCCTGCGTCAAATAAATCCTAACCTCAAGATCATTGCCGTCAGCGGGCTACCCGGCAACGAACGAGTCGCGGCCGCCCTAGGCGACAGTATCAAAGCCTTTTTACCCAAGCCCTATTCGGCGGCAGTACTGCTACAGACCGTCCATGAGATTATCGAGCGCGAATAG